In Flavobacterium sp. N3904, one DNA window encodes the following:
- a CDS encoding DUF1573 domain-containing protein, protein MNKKAIHILLVLVTILLSSCKNNTDSAKNDGKFPEITFSKKTYDFGSVNQGDIVETEFEFTNSGNKDLLITQATGSCGCTIPDFPKRAIQPGESEKIKVSFNSTGKSGMQNKTVTIESNTKAGIETVNITANVIPRTGIAQ, encoded by the coding sequence ATGAATAAAAAAGCAATACATATACTATTAGTTTTGGTAACGATTTTACTATCGTCCTGCAAAAACAATACTGACTCTGCAAAGAATGACGGAAAATTTCCAGAAATAACTTTTTCAAAAAAAACATATGATTTTGGCTCAGTTAATCAAGGAGATATTGTAGAAACCGAATTCGAATTTACAAATTCAGGAAATAAGGACTTGTTAATAACACAGGCAACAGGATCTTGTGGTTGTACCATACCCGATTTTCCCAAAAGAGCCATTCAACCTGGTGAAAGTGAAAAAATTAAGGTTTCGTTTAATTCAACAGGAAAAAGCGGAATGCAAAACAAAACTGTAACAATTGAATCGAATACAAAAGCAGGCATTGAAACAGTAAACATAACAGCAAATGTAATTCCAAGGACTGGAATCGCACAATAA
- the yajC gene encoding preprotein translocase subunit YajC, with protein MGQLTQFAPFLLMFVVIYFFMIRPQQKRAKNEKEFESALKVGDKIITKSGLHGKIAELADTTVVIETMSGKLKMERSAISMEMSASLAKK; from the coding sequence ATGGGACAATTAACTCAATTTGCACCGTTTCTATTAATGTTTGTAGTGATCTATTTCTTTATGATCAGACCACAACAAAAAAGAGCCAAAAACGAAAAAGAATTCGAAAGCGCATTGAAAGTAGGTGACAAAATCATCACAAAAAGTGGACTTCACGGTAAAATTGCTGAGCTTGCAGATACTACAGTTGTTATTGAAACAATGTCAGGAAAGTTAAAAATGGAACGTTCTGCTATTTCTATGGAAATGAGTGCTTCATTGGCAAAAAAATAA
- the nusB gene encoding transcription antitermination factor NusB: protein MQSIYAMHQNGSDNLEKEEKFLFYSIDAIQDLYLIMLSSLIEICKKETVFLHLSSQKHLATKEERNPNEKFIKNSIFQILAENNSLSIALENRSINNWTLNDDYIILLLNAIKESYLYAKYMSNTINTFEEDKEFIINIFTDVIVPNEKLYEYIEDDKLTWIDDIPLVNTHIIKQLKAIKQGEDDNFRVPKLYKDNEDKAYVKDLFRKTVLNEAELAKEYVDKTPNWDSDRIAEIDTIILKMAICEFLKFPSIPVKVTLNEYLELAKEYSTPKSSIFINGILDNLVKELEANKKIVKIGRGLM, encoded by the coding sequence ATGCAATCTATTTATGCAATGCATCAAAATGGTTCTGACAATCTAGAAAAAGAAGAAAAATTTCTTTTTTACAGCATTGATGCCATTCAGGATTTATACCTTATAATGCTATCGTCTTTGATAGAAATTTGTAAAAAAGAAACGGTTTTTTTACACCTGTCGAGCCAAAAACACTTAGCTACTAAAGAAGAACGCAATCCGAACGAAAAATTCATCAAAAACAGTATTTTTCAAATTCTTGCCGAAAACAATTCCCTTAGTATTGCTTTAGAAAATCGTTCCATCAACAATTGGACATTAAACGATGATTATATTATTCTATTGCTTAATGCCATAAAAGAAAGCTATTTGTATGCTAAATATATGAGCAATACAATAAATACTTTTGAAGAAGACAAAGAATTCATAATTAATATATTCACAGATGTAATTGTTCCTAACGAAAAATTATACGAATATATTGAAGATGATAAATTGACCTGGATTGATGATATCCCGTTGGTAAATACCCATATCATCAAACAACTAAAAGCCATCAAACAAGGTGAGGATGACAACTTTAGAGTTCCAAAATTATACAAAGACAACGAAGATAAAGCTTACGTAAAAGATTTATTTAGAAAAACTGTTTTAAACGAAGCGGAACTGGCCAAAGAATATGTAGACAAAACTCCCAATTGGGATAGCGACAGAATCGCTGAAATTGACACTATCATTCTAAAAATGGCAATTTGCGAATTTTTAAAATTCCCTTCAATTCCCGTAAAAGTAACATTGAATGAATATTTAGAATTGGCAAAAGAATACTCTACACCAAAAAGCAGTATTTTTATCAACGGAATTTTAGACAATTTGGTAAAAGAACTTGAGGCAAATAAAAAAATTGTCAAAATCGGAAGAGGTTTGATGTAA
- the pepT gene encoding peptidase T, giving the protein MQHIIDRFISYVTIDTESDSSSESTPSTHKQWDLANKLVEELKQIGLEDITIDDKAYIMATLPSNITEEVPTIGFISHFDTSPDFCGANVKPQIVSNYDGKDIVLNAEQNIVLSPSYFKDLLQYKGQTLITTDGTTLLGADDKAGITEIVTAMEFLVNHPEIKHGKIRIAFTPDEEIGRGAHHFDVDKFGADWAYTMDGSQVGELEYENFNAAGAKITFKGKSVHPGYAKGKMINSMLIANEFINELPKDETPQETKGYEGFFHVHHLTGSIEETVLELIIRDHNKLKFEKRKELIAKITKKINRRFAKKFGEDIVIAEVKDQYYNMKEKVLPVKHIVFIVEKAMRELGIRPLIKPIRGGTDGCQLSYKGLPCPNIFAGGHNFHGKYEYVPVESMQKAVEVIVRIAELTAKGDYLKIGENPKKK; this is encoded by the coding sequence AGTTCAGAATCAACACCAAGCACTCACAAACAATGGGATTTGGCCAACAAACTTGTAGAAGAATTAAAACAAATTGGACTAGAAGATATTACTATCGACGATAAGGCTTATATAATGGCGACATTGCCAAGTAATATAACAGAAGAAGTTCCTACTATTGGTTTTATTTCTCATTTTGACACTTCCCCTGATTTTTGCGGAGCTAATGTAAAACCACAAATAGTTTCCAATTATGATGGCAAGGATATTGTTTTGAATGCAGAACAAAATATCGTCTTATCACCCTCTTATTTCAAAGATTTATTACAGTACAAAGGGCAAACCTTAATCACAACAGATGGTACTACTTTATTGGGAGCTGATGACAAAGCCGGAATTACCGAAATAGTTACAGCTATGGAATTCCTTGTGAATCACCCTGAAATCAAACATGGAAAAATTAGAATAGCATTTACTCCGGACGAAGAAATAGGTCGTGGAGCTCATCATTTTGATGTTGATAAATTTGGAGCCGATTGGGCTTATACAATGGATGGTAGCCAAGTAGGCGAATTAGAATATGAAAATTTTAATGCCGCTGGTGCCAAAATTACTTTCAAAGGAAAAAGTGTGCATCCTGGCTATGCCAAAGGGAAAATGATCAATTCAATGCTTATTGCCAATGAATTTATAAATGAATTGCCAAAAGACGAAACACCTCAAGAAACCAAAGGATACGAAGGTTTTTTTCATGTCCATCACTTAACAGGCAGTATTGAGGAAACAGTTTTGGAATTAATTATTAGAGACCATAATAAATTGAAATTCGAAAAACGCAAAGAACTAATTGCTAAAATCACTAAAAAAATCAATAGACGATTTGCGAAAAAATTTGGGGAAGATATTGTCATTGCCGAAGTAAAGGATCAATATTACAATATGAAAGAGAAGGTGCTTCCTGTAAAACATATTGTTTTTATTGTCGAAAAAGCGATGAGAGAACTCGGAATCCGACCATTAATCAAACCCATTCGTGGCGGTACAGATGGATGTCAATTATCCTACAAGGGCTTGCCTTGTCCTAATATCTTTGCTGGGGGACATAACTTTCACGGAAAATATGAATATGTTCCTGTTGAAAGTATGCAAAAAGCGGTAGAAGTGATTGTGAGAATTGCAGAGTTGACTGCAAAAGGGGACTATTTAAAAATAGGAGAAAATCCGAAGAAAAAATAA
- a CDS encoding DUF1801 domain-containing protein, translating into MDKTNIWKTELDLLKSMIAKTELVETTKWGGPVYVFNAKNVIGIAGFKHFFAIWFFKGVHLKDPNKKLVNAQEGITKSMRQWRFTSKEEIDEETILSYIAEAIEIEKQGIK; encoded by the coding sequence ATGGATAAAACAAATATTTGGAAAACTGAATTGGATCTTCTGAAGTCGATGATTGCCAAAACCGAATTGGTAGAAACAACCAAGTGGGGCGGACCAGTTTATGTTTTTAATGCTAAAAATGTGATTGGTATTGCAGGCTTCAAACATTTCTTTGCAATATGGTTTTTTAAAGGAGTTCATCTAAAAGACCCAAATAAAAAATTAGTAAATGCCCAAGAAGGAATAACAAAATCAATGCGACAATGGAGATTTACTTCAAAAGAAGAGATCGATGAAGAAACCATTTTGAGTTATATTGCAGAAGCAATTGAAATTGAAAAACAAGGCATAAAATAA